The genomic stretch TCGTCGACGACCACCACGCTGTTAGCTATGAAAAAACCAACGATCGTTGCTCTAAACCTGGATCCGTTACTCTTATCTCTTTTCCACCCTTTCGATTTCGCTCGCGCATCTCGCCACTGTCGCGCATTCGCGTATCCGCGCCAAACCTCGTTCGTCGCCTAAACACCAACTATCAACTATCAACATCGCCGATTTGAAGAATGCAAAACGCGGCAATTAAATTATCCAACCACCACCTAAGGCGTTTCTTTTGGGATTTTTAGGTTTGTAGCGAATTATTTCGGAAGATGATTTGATCGACGAGCACGTATTATTTTCAACATCAACACGTGCCCATATGTCGCACGAACCAATTTTCCACGGAATGAAACTTTTGTAAATGTTTTGGCAATAGAGATTTAAATCCTACGGAACGTCAGAGGTACGGATTATTCCAGAATCGAGAGATTTTTCTTCCAAGATCGAAATTGAGATCGAAAGTGCGAGAGCGGCGGTAGACAGACGAACCAAGCCGAATCGAAACCGAGTCGACTCGATGTACGACGAACCGAGCCGACTCGAGCCGAAGCAAGAAACGAGCGCACAGATGACGGAGACGAGTAAAGAATGTAACTTCAAGAAGTTGCAAACGGTGAATTGATATCGTGGAACTGTTCGGATTAAGAAACGATTTGAACCTTGACCCGTATAACCGTGCTCGTGTATCGTGATCATAAGTTCGAAGCAACGTACCTGTCGATATTCGGCGCTCGACTTTTTAATTCGTAGTACATGATGTCTTGCAGTGGTGTCGAGAGAAAAGATAGAGCTTGTTCCCAATCGTCGTGGTTGTTTCTATGCCCATTGTCTTGTTTATTACCGCAATCTGATTCATCGATACCAATTATTCCATTCTGTTTCTCCTGACATAGACGATCGCAGAGATCCGCTTCGCGATGTTCCAAATCAGCGGTAATAGCTGCCAGATCGAAACCCATGTCGATGCCAGATTCGTCCATTCTTATACTGTTACTACTAGCggataataaaagaaagccgcgacgcgacgcgacgcgtcGCGGTCAATAGCGTCGCGACGCCTCTTACCGCGAACAAACTACGATCTTCGATACTTTTCTCGGTGAAACGATCGCGATTACGAGACAACGATGTTCCCGAGTTTTGCTTTCTAGCGTGGCGCCTCCCCACTGGTAGAAGCTAGGACGCGCGTGTCGAGCGATAATCGGACCGAGAGAGAGACGAGAGAGACAGTAGTCGCGAGTCGTGCGAGAACTTTTAACCGATCGGAAACGAGCGGGGGTCGCGTTCGTTACTCTCGACTATCCACGCTACTCGATGCTCGATGCTCGATGCCCGATGCTCGATGCCCAATGCCCAATGCTTTCGATGTTCCATGTCCGATCTCGGCTCGATGCCCAACTATCTACGCAACGAGGGGATAAGAGACGAGCAGATCACGAGTTTCTCGCCAACATCCGCGATCTTTCTTCCTCCCCTCTCTCATTGTCTTTGCCATTCTCTCTATCCCGTCCCGCGCAACTACATCACCAACCACTATCACTGCTAATATGTATTGCAAGCGAAAGCGAATGAGACGCGGCTAATAGATTTAGCTGGCGACCATGCATGCATGCGCGCGCGTGTACGCGCTCAAATAATTCAACCCTgcaaaaaaaatttaattcgtaAATTGGAAGAAATTAGACATGTCAGTGCAGAGAACGTAGAAACGCAAACCGTAAGCGAAATGTACAGTACAAGCGGTCGGTTATGCGCAAACGGTACGTGAGTTAATGAATTAATCGTCGGTCAATGCATGAGTGTGTGTGCCTCGAATTCCTTATTTCTAAAAGTTGCGCGATTTCTGCAAGTACAGCCATCTCACGACGAATTTCTCAATCTTTCGTGTCGAACGCTATTCACGATCTTACGAACTCTGTTTGAGTATTTGTTAGCTTTGCTTCTCGCGTTTCAATATCACTCGACGGTACAAGCTTAATTTCTCTGAAGAATATAGTTGATAATAGTCGAGTTTTCGTGCAagctatatgtatatagaaaagCTTGCTCGAAGGAAAAGTGCAGGAAAGGTTGTGAAAGCAGATCTGTCATTTGCTCTTTGACCCATTTGCGGTGGAAGCGATGTTCGTATCATATTGTAGAGGCATTAAATCGGGCACCGCAGATATTATTCTGCAGACTGCTAGTAAATATACTTACATATATTGCACTCAAGATGACGCAATTTTTGCGGTTCAACTTCCCTCGTGCTTACGTACGTacgaaatttgtaaaattgctGACACTGTAGTTACAAATTGGATGTCAAATGAGAACAGCCGTAAGGTCAAACTGCATTCGAATCGAAATAACGAACGCTTGAGTCAGTTGATCAAACTACAGAAAAAACAACGATTCGTGTGTTATCGAGTCGATTTTTAATACGGTTGCATTCGCGATGTCTTTTCGTCTTTGTGTCCTTTTAGTTCTCCTTTTAGCTATATGGGGTAACTATGGCATTCAAGTGTTTGACAAACAAAATCGTTTTCCTCAAGAAGTATCGGAACGGCTAGATGAATATTGGAACTTGTACAAGGTACTATAAGCGTCTTATTTGAATATCTTCGATCAATATTACAATTAGGCTAGATTGTAATGCAAATTAATATCCttacaaatatacataaaagaagtagggaatataaataaaggatcgattcgtttattaaatattacgagGACcttattgaattattaaatatttcagcaAAATTTTTTACTCCATCGTACGTATCGTGTGTTATAATACTTTACTCTAAGATATTACTGTTGCCGCAGACTCGTTACAATAAAAGTTACTCTGGAAATCTCGAGACTAACCGAAGGATAGCTTGGGAAGAAAATCTAATAACGATTTATAAGCACAATATGATGGCAGCTGCGGGTCATCACAGCTATACATTGAGAGACAATCACATTGCCGATCTCGGAACTAGGCAATACATTCGAGAAATGGTTCGTATTATAAGAGAGCTATCGTAAAACGGATATTATTcggtaataaataaattctaactagagatttgtttcatttcttaatCATACTATAACCAACAGTATAGAGTACCATCTAGCGGAGATATTCtccatattttttcatattatgcGCAGCACGCACATTTCCACAAACTTAAATTTTAGATAAACATTCAGTTAggagaaaaattgaaagaaaattcttcTTTGTAGTATAACGGTttggatttttcttttctttattctctAGGTAAAACTAATCCCTAGTCGTAAGCGGCGTGTATCGAATGAACCGATAGTCGGAGCGGTTTTACATGATCCTCGAAGAATTCCACCACAGCTTGATTGGCGCGAAATGGGATTTAAAACGCCGCCAGAAAACCAAAGAGACTGCGGCAGTTGTTACGCGTACTCGGTAGCCACCAGCATTCAAGGGCAAATCTTCAAAAAAACAGGAATGTTAATTCCATTGAGCGAACAACAGTTGATCGATTGCAGTACGTCTACTGGAAATTTAGGTTGTTCAGGAGGTTCTCTGAGAAACACACTGAGATATCTCGAAAAGGCAAAAGGTCTAATGCCTCAAAGCCGTTATTCGTATACAGCGAA from Bombus huntii isolate Logan2020A chromosome 8, iyBomHunt1.1, whole genome shotgun sequence encodes the following:
- the LOC126868936 gene encoding procathepsin L-like isoform X3, with the protein product MRARVRAQIIQPCKKNLIRKLEEIRHVSAENVETQTVSEMYSTSGRLCANVLLLAIWGNYGIQVFDKQNRFPQEVSERLDEYWNLYKTRYNKSYSGNLETNRRIAWEENLITIYKHNMMAAAGHHSYTLRDNHIADLGTRQYIREMVKLIPSRKRRVSNEPIVGAVLHDPRRIPPQLDWREMGFKTPPENQRDCGSCYAYSVATSIQGQIFKKTGMLIPLSEQQLIDCSTSTGNLGCSGGSLRNTLRYLEKAKGLMPQSRYSYTAKQGPCRFVEDLSVVNITSWAVLPARDEKALEAAVAIIGPIAASVNASPKTFQLYHTGVYDDEVCSSDMVNHAMVIVGYTPTEWILKNWWGNGWGENGYMRLAKNKNRCGIANYAAYAKV
- the LOC126868936 gene encoding cathepsin 8-like isoform X4; this encodes MRARVRAQIIQPCKKNLIRKLEEIRHVSAENVETQTVSEMYSTSGRLCANVLLLAIWGNYGIQVFDKQNRFPQEVSERLDEYWNLYKTRYNKSYSGNLETNRRIAWEENLITIYKHNMMAAAGHHSYTLRDNHIADLGTRQYIREMVKLIPSRKRRVSNEPIVGAVLHDPRRIPPQLDWREMGFKTPPENQRDCGSCYAYSVATSIQGQIFKKTGMLIPLSEQQLIDCSTSTGNLGCSGGSLRNTLRYLEKAKGLMPQSRYSYTAKQGPCRFVEDLSVVNITSWAVLPARDEKALEAAVAIIGPIAASVNASPKTFQLYQSLR